A genomic window from Desulfonatronovibrio magnus includes:
- a CDS encoding ABC transporter ATP-binding protein, with translation MALLQVNDITLTFKGIAALMDVGFTVEEGQIVSLIGPNGAGKTSMLNCISGRYHPDSGSIVLDGMDLLALPAHSRVKTGMSRTFQNIALFKGMSVLDNLMVGRHGKIKYGILSSLLYFGRARNEEDQHRRRIEEVIDFLGLSSYRHKTAGSLPYGVQKRVELGRALAADPRLILLDEPMAGMNLEETEEMARYILDINEEWKITVLLVEHDMGVVMDISSKVVVLDFGQVLAEGTPEEVQSDPDVIAAYLGGENAAYLGR, from the coding sequence ATGGCTCTTTTGCAAGTCAATGATATAACATTAACCTTTAAGGGCATTGCTGCCTTGATGGATGTTGGTTTTACTGTTGAAGAGGGGCAGATTGTTTCCCTTATCGGCCCCAATGGTGCCGGTAAAACCAGTATGCTCAACTGTATAAGCGGCAGGTATCATCCTGACAGTGGTTCAATTGTTCTGGACGGTATGGATCTTCTGGCGTTGCCTGCCCACTCCAGGGTGAAAACAGGTATGTCCAGAACTTTTCAGAATATAGCTCTTTTTAAAGGTATGAGTGTTCTGGACAACCTTATGGTGGGCAGGCACGGTAAGATCAAATATGGAATACTGTCATCGCTCTTATATTTTGGCAGGGCCAGAAATGAGGAAGACCAGCACCGCAGAAGAATTGAAGAAGTGATAGATTTTCTGGGACTTTCGTCTTACAGGCATAAAACAGCAGGAAGTTTGCCTTATGGTGTACAGAAGAGGGTGGAGCTTGGCCGTGCTCTGGCTGCTGACCCCAGACTTATCCTGCTGGACGAACCCATGGCTGGAATGAACCTGGAAGAAACTGAAGAAATGGCCCGCTACATCCTTGACATCAATGAAGAATGGAAAATCACTGTTTTGCTGGTTGAGCACGATATGGGGGTGGTTATGGACATTTCCAGCAAGGTTGTGGTTTTGGATTTCGGTCAGGTTCTGGCTGAGGGAACTCCGGAAGAGGTGCAGTCTGATCCGGACGTTATTGCCGCCTATCTTGGTGGAGAAAATGCAGCCTACCTTGGAAGGTGA
- a CDS encoding CBS domain-containing protein, translating into MFVGLKMSTDFPTITSKTLMMEADRIMKDHNLWMLMVVDDGMFKGAVKKEDLQATLPSPATTLSRHELNYVLNKMTVEKIIKKDVPSVLPEAEIEVAAKVMFDLNLAGLPVLNYKDRLVGYINRDIMLDVLVEEMGLAQGGARIVFEIEDRKGVIAEVSGLIFNMGISIISTATFFHKSSRMVVFRVQTEDQGPIVKELVKLGYKVVGPEDFRSEWS; encoded by the coding sequence ATGTTTGTGGGACTGAAAATGTCGACTGATTTTCCCACCATCACATCTAAGACTCTGATGATGGAAGCGGACCGTATTATGAAAGACCACAATCTATGGATGCTTATGGTGGTCGATGATGGCATGTTTAAGGGAGCGGTCAAAAAAGAGGATTTGCAGGCAACACTCCCTTCTCCGGCAACTACCTTGAGCAGGCATGAGCTTAACTATGTGCTCAATAAGATGACTGTGGAAAAAATCATCAAAAAGGATGTACCATCAGTTCTTCCAGAGGCAGAGATTGAGGTTGCCGCCAAGGTAATGTTTGACTTGAATCTGGCTGGTTTGCCTGTCTTGAACTATAAAGACAGGCTGGTCGGATACATTAACCGGGATATAATGCTGGATGTGCTCGTGGAGGAGATGGGGCTCGCCCAGGGCGGGGCAAGGATAGTGTTCGAGATTGAGGACCGCAAAGGGGTCATAGCTGAAGTTTCAGGACTGATATTTAATATGGGTATAAGTATAATATCTACTGCCACTTTTTTTCACAAGAGCAGCAGAATGGTTGTTTTCAGGGTTCAGACTGAAGATCAGGGACCCATTGTCAAAGAACTGGTTAAACTTGGATATAAAGTTGTCGGGCCTGAAGATTTCAGGTCGGAATGGAGTTAA
- the rimI gene encoding ribosomal protein S18-alanine N-acetyltransferase gives MKNSIYTIRPVDDVHLIDIVHIEQSCFKQPWTLDQYKALLQKSNFFILMVLRSDAVKGYISFFHLHEEAEIINIAVMPEERGAGLGMMLVQETLNICRQRKARKIFLEVRPSNEPALKIYRQLGFEEKARRKNYYPDNHEDALVMSLVLN, from the coding sequence GTGAAAAACTCAATTTATACAATAAGGCCTGTGGATGATGTCCATCTTATTGATATTGTTCATATAGAGCAATCCTGCTTTAAGCAGCCCTGGACCTTAGATCAATACAAAGCCCTGCTTCAAAAAAGTAATTTTTTCATTTTGATGGTATTGCGCAGTGATGCTGTCAAGGGATATATATCTTTTTTTCACCTTCACGAGGAGGCTGAAATAATCAACATCGCTGTAATGCCTGAGGAACGAGGGGCCGGCCTTGGAATGATGCTTGTTCAGGAAACTTTAAACATATGCAGACAAAGAAAAGCAAGGAAAATTTTTTTGGAAGTCAGGCCCTCTAATGAACCTGCTCTGAAAATCTACAGGCAGCTTGGCTTTGAGGAAAAAGCACGGCGTAAAAATTACTATCCCGACAACCATGAAGACGCACTGGTCATGAGTCTTGTACTTAATTAA
- a CDS encoding NUDIX domain-containing protein, whose amino-acid sequence MNQKVKSHSDTLKENYLEVMDSADRPLAVLPETEIHRQGLLHRSIIALLYDRQFRLLLKKRSLLQELYPGRWDLSSTGHVLTGESTISAALRQMHTTFSFQPRKLKLITTLKADLSTNFEFISIFDAGRILSPLELNTREVEDIVYVTKQDLRMMVRESPEIITPAVVRIWRKDLLFPKLV is encoded by the coding sequence ATGAATCAAAAGGTAAAATCTCACTCCGATACTTTAAAAGAAAACTACTTGGAAGTCATGGACTCTGCAGACAGACCCCTGGCTGTTTTGCCTGAGACAGAAATTCACAGGCAGGGTCTTTTGCACAGGTCAATTATTGCCCTGCTTTACGACAGACAATTCAGGCTATTGTTGAAGAAAAGAAGTCTTTTACAAGAACTTTACCCAGGTAGATGGGACTTATCCTCCACAGGTCATGTTCTCACAGGAGAGTCAACCATCTCAGCAGCACTCAGGCAAATGCATACAACTTTTAGTTTTCAGCCAAGAAAGCTGAAACTCATCACCACCCTTAAGGCTGATCTGAGTACAAATTTTGAATTTATCTCAATATTTGACGCTGGAAGAATATTATCGCCTCTGGAACTGAACACCAGGGAAGTTGAAGATATAGTTTATGTCACCAAACAGGACCTCAGGATGATGGTTCGGGAAAGCCCGGAAATTATCACTCCTGCTGTTGTGAGAATCTGGAGAAAAGATCTTCTCTTTCCAAAGTTGGTATGA
- a CDS encoding rod shape-determining protein produces the protein MFFKKLFGLMGKSLAMDLGTANTLLYTPKNGIVLDEPSVVALDSRDGRVLAVGREAKEFLGRTPQKIVAIRPMKDGVIADFEVTNAMITFFIKKVIKGMNLIKPRIVICVPTGITQVEKRAVIESGMQSGAREVSLVEEPMSAAIGAGLPIEEPLGNLVVDIGGGTTEVAVILLSAVGYSESVRIAGDEMNEAIQRYIQDQYKLLIGENMSEKVKIAIGTASPMEETLTFNVMGKNMVNGNPKTITVSDGEIRECIQEPVNAIVQAVRRALEKTPPELVSDIADNGLLLAGGGALLKGLDKLITTETQVAVHIDPDPLTTVVRGAGLTLSDARKYRHVYIN, from the coding sequence ATGTTTTTTAAGAAATTGTTTGGACTTATGGGTAAAAGTCTGGCCATGGATCTTGGTACTGCCAATACCTTGTTGTATACTCCAAAAAATGGAATTGTCCTTGACGAGCCCTCGGTTGTGGCTCTTGACTCAAGGGATGGAAGGGTACTGGCTGTTGGCCGTGAAGCCAAGGAGTTTCTGGGCAGAACTCCTCAGAAGATTGTAGCTATCCGCCCCATGAAAGACGGAGTTATTGCTGATTTTGAGGTTACCAATGCTATGATTACTTTTTTTATCAAGAAAGTAATCAAAGGAATGAATCTAATCAAACCTCGGATTGTAATCTGTGTGCCCACAGGCATCACTCAGGTTGAGAAGCGGGCGGTTATAGAATCCGGTATGCAGTCCGGAGCAAGAGAAGTCAGTCTGGTTGAAGAACCTATGAGTGCGGCTATTGGTGCTGGTCTGCCCATTGAAGAACCTCTTGGAAACCTTGTAGTGGATATTGGCGGGGGTACCACAGAGGTAGCTGTCATTTTATTGTCTGCTGTCGGATATTCAGAGTCTGTGCGTATTGCCGGAGATGAAATGAATGAAGCAATTCAGCGCTATATTCAGGATCAGTACAAATTGCTTATTGGTGAAAACATGTCTGAAAAAGTTAAGATAGCCATTGGTACGGCCAGCCCCATGGAAGAGACCCTGACTTTTAATGTAATGGGGAAAAATATGGTTAATGGTAATCCCAAAACCATTACAGTCAGTGACGGTGAGATCAGGGAATGCATCCAGGAGCCGGTTAACGCCATAGTCCAGGCTGTGAGAAGAGCATTAGAAAAAACACCCCCGGAGCTTGTATCCGACATAGCTGACAACGGTCTGCTGCTAGCCGGGGGAGGGGCGTTACTAAAAGGTTTGGACAAACTTATTACCACTGAGACCCAGGTGGCAGTGCACATTGACCCTGATCCTCTGACCACAGTGGTCCGTGGTGCTGGTTTGACTCTTAGCGATGCCAGGAAATACAGACACGTTTATATAAACTAA
- a CDS encoding GAF domain-containing protein, with translation MYGSNWLDRILGLVCSVFDGYSAVLFLKDKRDDYVLASSFSLGDSINPGTTIKPGAGLVGWIIRNQKPLLINKFDRNVGCLGYYPSEGESKIKAFMGVSLPGASGVLCIDSKKTYSFSDKDQKILHQFAQLIEDVRTGIGRADHSVQSIDYYRYLSLVLNLRVKFPRWRVFLEKLLDVLVQATGFRHCFMAARDELGHGYFVEGTGGDFLPQVDFSVHKFNIDAGLVGWVFKYGTPVFSGEQDGPAGLHLFGKEFTQMNFKSVICLPLVVHRKTRGVLVLSDPDSIYINDETRVFVQMVGDYLALFLENLYLKSRIK, from the coding sequence ATGTATGGATCTAACTGGTTGGACAGAATTTTAGGGCTGGTCTGCAGCGTTTTTGATGGTTATTCGGCAGTCCTTTTTTTGAAGGACAAAAGGGATGATTATGTACTTGCCTCCAGCTTTAGTCTGGGAGACAGCATCAACCCTGGTACAACCATAAAGCCAGGGGCCGGTCTTGTAGGCTGGATCATCAGAAACCAGAAGCCTTTACTCATTAACAAGTTTGACCGCAATGTGGGCTGTCTGGGGTATTATCCTTCAGAAGGTGAATCCAAGATTAAGGCTTTTATGGGGGTATCGCTTCCCGGGGCTTCAGGGGTGCTTTGCATAGACAGTAAAAAGACCTATTCCTTCAGTGACAAGGATCAGAAAATTCTGCACCAGTTCGCGCAACTCATTGAGGATGTCAGGACCGGCATCGGTCGTGCTGATCATAGCGTACAAAGCATTGACTATTACAGATATCTCAGCCTTGTGCTTAATCTCAGGGTCAAATTTCCACGGTGGCGTGTTTTTCTGGAAAAACTGCTTGATGTTCTGGTTCAGGCCACCGGCTTCAGGCATTGTTTTATGGCCGCTCGAGATGAGCTGGGACATGGTTATTTTGTTGAAGGAACAGGTGGAGATTTTTTGCCGCAAGTGGACTTTTCTGTACATAAGTTTAATATTGATGCCGGGTTGGTAGGCTGGGTGTTCAAATATGGCACACCTGTTTTTTCCGGGGAACAGGATGGACCTGCCGGTTTGCATCTTTTTGGTAAAGAATTTACTCAGATGAACTTTAAGTCTGTGATCTGTCTGCCTCTTGTTGTTCATCGCAAGACCAGGGGCGTGCTGGTGCTTTCAGATCCTGATTCAATTTATATCAATGACGAGACCCGCGTGTTTGTCCAGATGGTTGGTGATTATCTGGCCCTTTTTCTGGAAAATCTGTACCTCAAAAGCCGCATAAAATGA
- a CDS encoding DUF6485 family protein, whose amino-acid sequence MQKIDKCPKSDVNITHCSCTYASCPRHGLCCECLHYHRQRSEIPACYFTPEEERTYNRSIEFYCQRRTKNA is encoded by the coding sequence ATGCAGAAGATTGATAAGTGTCCAAAGTCGGATGTAAACATTACACACTGTTCATGCACTTATGCCTCATGTCCGAGACATGGGTTGTGTTGTGAGTGCCTTCATTACCATCGTCAACGTTCCGAGATACCTGCCTGCTATTTCACTCCTGAAGAAGAAAGAACTTATAATCGATCTATAGAATTCTATTGTCAAAGAAGAACCAAGAATGCATAA